The Nonlabens spongiae genome contains a region encoding:
- a CDS encoding sensor histidine kinase → MRDRKYMYLLVLITFVILTTLCIQLYWNYKTYRESEQQLVTDVQSTLDQSVDQYFTKKAKDNTLGIFFEGSLKEGAIDDVFEQIDLANEENGGKAATLKGIRFESRQGLTVLKGADMDSLKKFQERFKQTRENELESFGLPIINEDSSQVKRDSFLESFGYTKTDINEETGDTIVTSFVPEVTSQEQTARLQEELTSLTSRIVVSMTDDTVDLAVIDSIFHSNLKSKKIDLDYTLVANDEKSENDLKIDPLTELPFSAKANSSLLKKNQEVIVNYGNLTMQILKRNLTGILLSFLLVGSVIFCLFYLLVVINNQKELSRMKNDLISNITHEFKTPIATAGAALEGVQSFTDSGDVEKTNRYLAMGRDQLTKLNIMVEKLLETATLDSKDLALQKSHTDLEELLTLITHRFSSQTTKEITFSNHLVKEASIMADAFHLENAINNLVDNAIKYGGDRITITLAQSDAQFLINVTDNGSGLDAKHAKRIFDKFYRVGSGNQHNVKGFGIGLFYTKAIIEKHNGTIELETKPNTNFKITLPYE, encoded by the coding sequence ATGAGAGACCGTAAATACATGTACTTGCTTGTTTTGATCACGTTTGTGATTTTGACAACGTTATGCATACAACTTTACTGGAATTATAAAACTTATAGGGAATCTGAACAGCAACTGGTCACAGATGTCCAGTCTACACTAGATCAAAGCGTGGATCAGTACTTCACCAAAAAGGCAAAGGACAATACGCTTGGGATTTTTTTTGAGGGAAGTCTTAAGGAAGGAGCAATAGATGACGTCTTTGAACAAATCGATCTAGCAAATGAAGAAAACGGCGGTAAAGCTGCAACGCTGAAAGGTATAAGATTTGAAAGCAGACAAGGTCTGACCGTTTTAAAGGGAGCTGATATGGATTCTCTGAAAAAGTTTCAGGAACGGTTTAAACAAACAAGAGAAAATGAGCTTGAGAGTTTCGGTCTACCCATTATTAATGAAGACAGTTCTCAAGTAAAAAGGGATAGTTTTTTAGAAAGTTTCGGGTACACCAAAACCGATATAAACGAGGAAACAGGTGATACTATTGTTACCAGTTTTGTACCTGAGGTGACCAGTCAAGAGCAGACTGCCAGACTTCAAGAAGAGCTGACCAGCCTGACCAGTCGTATCGTGGTTAGCATGACCGACGATACCGTCGATCTAGCAGTTATTGATAGCATTTTTCACAGCAATTTGAAAAGTAAGAAAATTGATCTTGATTACACGCTGGTTGCTAATGATGAAAAAAGCGAAAACGATCTTAAAATAGACCCTCTAACCGAGCTTCCATTTAGTGCCAAAGCAAATAGCAGCCTCCTAAAGAAAAATCAAGAGGTCATTGTAAACTATGGAAATCTCACCATGCAGATTTTAAAACGAAATCTAACTGGGATTCTCTTGAGCTTTTTGCTGGTAGGGAGTGTTATTTTTTGTTTGTTTTATTTATTGGTTGTGATCAACAATCAGAAGGAGCTGAGCCGCATGAAAAATGATTTGATCTCAAACATCACTCATGAGTTCAAAACGCCTATAGCAACTGCTGGAGCTGCACTTGAGGGAGTGCAAAGTTTTACAGACAGTGGCGATGTGGAGAAAACAAATAGGTATCTCGCCATGGGGCGCGACCAGTTGACTAAACTCAACATCATGGTAGAAAAATTGCTTGAAACGGCAACGCTGGACAGTAAGGATCTTGCCCTGCAAAAAAGCCATACAGATCTTGAGGAGTTACTCACTTTGATCACGCACCGCTTTTCCAGCCAGACCACAAAAGAAATTACGTTCTCTAACCATCTTGTAAAAGAAGCCTCCATCATGGCCGATGCTTTTCATCTTGAAAACGCCATCAACAATCTGGTTGATAATGCGATTAAATATGGAGGTGACCGCATTACCATCACACTAGCCCAATCAGATGCTCAATTTTTGATCAACGTGACCGATAATGGATCTGGTCTCGACGCAAAACACGCTAAGCGTATCTTTGATAAATTCTACCGTGTAGGAAGCGGTAACCAGCATAATGTGAAAGGTTTTGGTATCGGATTATTCTATACTAAAGCCATTATTGAAAAACACAACGGGACCATAGAACTGGAGACTAAACCTAACACCAATTTCAAAATAACCTTGCCCTATGAATAA
- a CDS encoding GLPGLI family protein: MNNLLLSLICFVLAFAKAETAQAQQDFKGVATYQSKMIFKEKEKDGDSEEKAKANSKMSPEMQAAMKKALESAGQAEFTLSFTKDESLYEKVEELAKPKPSSGITIQITGGGGTYGTTYKNLKEGVFKREDQIMTKEFLITDELEEFNWEVTGETKQIGNYMAIKAVLKPKPKTEEELAEEKKKEEEAKKKEENGENDGLFSMIEVEAKETTAWFTPQIPVSNGPGKYHGLPGLILELNEGNTVILCSKIELNPEKFELKEPKSGKKIGLEEFRELRDKKQKELMERFKSKKGGGVFFGG, translated from the coding sequence ATGAATAATTTACTACTTAGTTTGATTTGTTTTGTTCTCGCTTTCGCGAAAGCGGAAACAGCACAAGCACAACAAGACTTCAAAGGAGTTGCTACTTACCAAAGCAAAATGATCTTCAAAGAAAAAGAGAAAGATGGTGACAGCGAGGAAAAAGCCAAAGCCAATTCCAAAATGAGTCCAGAGATGCAGGCCGCCATGAAAAAAGCGCTGGAAAGTGCCGGACAAGCAGAATTCACCTTAAGCTTCACCAAAGACGAATCACTTTATGAGAAAGTGGAAGAGCTCGCAAAACCAAAGCCCAGTTCAGGAATAACCATCCAGATAACTGGCGGTGGTGGAACCTATGGAACTACCTATAAAAACCTAAAAGAAGGGGTTTTTAAGCGCGAGGACCAGATCATGACCAAAGAATTTCTCATTACTGATGAGCTGGAAGAATTCAACTGGGAAGTGACTGGCGAGACCAAGCAAATAGGAAATTATATGGCAATCAAAGCTGTGCTCAAACCTAAGCCTAAAACCGAAGAAGAACTCGCAGAGGAAAAGAAAAAGGAAGAAGAAGCCAAGAAAAAAGAAGAAAATGGAGAGAACGATGGACTCTTCAGTATGATCGAGGTAGAGGCAAAAGAAACTACAGCATGGTTCACACCCCAGATTCCAGTAAGCAATGGTCCTGGAAAATACCACGGGTTACCAGGTCTCATCTTAGAACTTAATGAAGGTAACACGGTGATTCTATGCAGCAAGATCGAGCTCAATCCAGAAAAATTCGAATTGAAAGAACCTAAATCAGGCAAGAAAATAGGTTTAGAAGAATTCAGAGAGCTACGTGACAAAAAGCAGAAAGAACTGATGGAGCGGTTCAAAAGCAAAAAAGGCGGTGGAGTATTCTTTGGCGGATAA
- a CDS encoding GLPGLI family protein produces the protein MRFLVSIFALIVSLSGVAQEFYGEATYMSKTTMDTSWLPEGREMSPQRRKQIEERMKKFGEKTYVLKFNRNESIYKEERELSAPGGGGRGWGNMMGTAMGGDKYKNLADGQWVEQRDMFGKMFLVKDSIQQMEWKITGETKQIGQYQVIKALGTKKNDELDWSSFRRRRPNNNEEKKKDSVALAEGKMDEVFKQDPTTQVTAWFTPQIPVQHGPGEYSGLPGLILEVNAGRTTLLCNKIVVNPEEQEEIDPAEKGEVVSEEEYNSMFKKKMEEMSQRWRGRGRGRR, from the coding sequence ATGAGATTTCTAGTTTCAATTTTTGCCTTGATCGTGAGCTTGAGTGGAGTCGCTCAAGAATTTTATGGAGAGGCTACCTATATGTCAAAAACCACCATGGATACTAGCTGGTTACCAGAAGGTCGTGAGATGTCACCACAGCGCAGGAAACAAATTGAGGAGCGCATGAAAAAATTTGGTGAGAAAACCTACGTACTCAAATTCAATCGCAATGAGAGCATTTATAAAGAGGAGCGCGAGCTATCTGCACCAGGCGGTGGCGGTAGAGGCTGGGGAAACATGATGGGAACTGCCATGGGCGGTGACAAGTATAAAAACCTAGCTGATGGACAATGGGTGGAGCAAAGAGACATGTTTGGAAAAATGTTTCTTGTAAAAGACTCAATCCAGCAAATGGAATGGAAGATCACTGGAGAGACAAAGCAAATAGGTCAGTATCAAGTGATCAAAGCTTTAGGAACAAAGAAAAATGATGAGCTGGACTGGTCCTCTTTCAGACGCCGCCGCCCTAATAATAACGAAGAGAAAAAGAAAGACAGCGTTGCCCTGGCGGAAGGAAAAATGGACGAGGTCTTCAAACAAGATCCTACTACTCAAGTTACGGCGTGGTTTACACCACAAATACCAGTTCAGCATGGACCGGGAGAATATTCAGGATTACCAGGACTCATTCTGGAAGTAAATGCGGGTAGAACTACGCTACTCTGCAATAAGATCGTTGTCAATCCTGAAGAACAGGAAGAAATAGATCCAGCCGAAAAAGGTGAAGTGGTAAGCGAGGAAGAATACAATTCCATGTTCAAGAAAAAAATGGAAGAAATGAGCCAGCGATGGAGAGGTCGTGGTCGCGGCCGTAGATAA
- a CDS encoding carboxypeptidase regulatory-like domain-containing protein: protein MKKTLLIFLALICLVGTLKAQSVKITGVVVDSLGQPLQMANVIAYQKDKNLGAFGITNDAGRYQLLDLKKDSTYVVKVSFLGLKAVEDTIKNIQTDLERNYVLLEGPDELDAVNIVYEMPVSIKGDTIVYNSDSFTNGTERKLGEVLQKLPGVEVNEDGDVQVEGKAVEKIKVNGKDFFEGDTRLATKNIPANAIDKVEVLRNYNDVGQLKGLGNDQDRIAINIRLKEGKENFWFGDGTAAVGYGGLDERYLIQPKAFYYSDKLSVNILTDLNNLGQPAFTSRDYFRFVGFRRGNTQDTGGGINVGTASAFSPIQVSNATNVETKFAAVNSIWNASKTLDIKTFGIFNRTDSDAAFINQNIFIDSGLEETRTQSTQEEVNSALFKLGADFKPNENLTLDYDGQFSITNEESMTQRISQSQRGTEEVDELRNQNPYTFDQSLNGYYTLGEKNVFSLETRFLNQEEDPFFNASRDLLGIDDPAPFNELGLEEADPYILNQNRLVRTNKFDAKLDYWYVLNKKSNLNVITGTTISSQDFNTSIFQTLNDGSTNSLDSDTVGNDVDFDFRDLYAGLRYKFITGKFTFTPGLIAHSFQTKDFQNSSENKINTERVLPELNIRYDLRSSQSLTLDYNQTVQFNDADSYAEGLILSGFNGLRVGNNQLEGVINDRIRLRYNDFNMFNYQFVNANVTYTKTRDAIQSNTILRGINTVSQSINSVFANESLSGGGTYSREIKKIQTGLSANASYNIFNNVINGDNQESVNFNHSYSIFGRSNFQKGVNFNVRYTLGFADNDNGQFTNESTTNTINLDADWQIGKRWFLQADYDYNIFRATGDVENTFDFLNATLRYQKPESKWEYSLIARNILDRDARVNNSFGQIVSSTSSTFVLPRYVYFQVRFDL, encoded by the coding sequence ATGAAAAAAACTCTACTCATTTTCCTTGCCTTGATTTGCCTTGTGGGCACTCTCAAAGCACAATCCGTCAAAATAACGGGTGTTGTTGTGGACAGCCTAGGGCAACCACTTCAGATGGCAAACGTAATTGCCTATCAAAAAGATAAGAATCTTGGTGCATTTGGTATCACAAATGATGCAGGCCGATACCAACTTTTGGACCTAAAAAAAGACAGTACCTACGTAGTGAAGGTTTCCTTTTTAGGCCTTAAAGCAGTTGAAGACACCATTAAAAATATTCAAACTGACCTAGAGCGCAACTATGTTCTGCTAGAGGGCCCTGATGAACTCGATGCGGTCAATATCGTTTATGAAATGCCCGTTTCCATTAAAGGAGATACCATCGTTTACAACAGTGATAGCTTCACTAATGGAACGGAGCGTAAACTGGGCGAGGTACTCCAAAAACTACCTGGTGTAGAAGTCAATGAGGATGGTGATGTACAAGTAGAAGGTAAAGCCGTGGAGAAGATTAAAGTAAATGGGAAGGATTTCTTTGAAGGGGATACTCGATTAGCCACTAAAAACATACCCGCAAATGCCATTGATAAAGTCGAAGTACTTAGAAACTACAACGACGTAGGTCAGTTAAAAGGCCTAGGTAATGATCAAGACCGTATTGCCATAAATATTAGACTCAAAGAAGGAAAGGAAAATTTCTGGTTTGGTGATGGAACTGCCGCGGTAGGTTACGGAGGATTAGACGAGCGTTACCTTATCCAGCCTAAAGCTTTTTATTACAGTGATAAACTTTCAGTTAACATCCTGACTGATCTAAATAATTTAGGACAACCTGCTTTTACCAGCAGAGACTATTTCAGATTTGTTGGATTCAGAAGAGGAAATACTCAAGATACAGGAGGCGGAATCAATGTAGGTACTGCCAGCGCTTTTTCCCCTATTCAGGTAAGTAATGCAACAAATGTAGAAACCAAGTTTGCTGCGGTCAACAGTATATGGAACGCTTCAAAAACTTTGGATATTAAGACGTTTGGTATTTTCAACCGAACAGATTCTGATGCCGCTTTCATCAATCAAAACATTTTTATCGATAGTGGACTCGAAGAAACGCGAACTCAAAGTACACAAGAGGAAGTAAATTCTGCATTATTTAAGCTAGGCGCAGACTTTAAGCCAAACGAAAATCTCACGCTGGACTACGACGGGCAATTCAGTATTACGAATGAGGAATCTATGACCCAAAGAATTTCTCAATCGCAGAGAGGAACTGAAGAAGTTGATGAATTGCGTAATCAAAATCCTTACACCTTTGATCAATCTTTGAATGGATATTACACTCTAGGTGAGAAGAATGTCTTTTCCTTAGAAACTCGATTTTTAAATCAAGAAGAAGATCCATTTTTCAATGCCTCAAGAGATTTATTGGGAATAGACGATCCTGCCCCTTTTAATGAACTAGGACTAGAAGAAGCCGACCCATATATCCTTAATCAAAACAGACTGGTACGCACAAATAAGTTTGATGCAAAACTGGACTACTGGTATGTGCTTAACAAAAAAAGCAATCTTAACGTCATTACTGGTACAACGATATCAAGTCAGGATTTCAATACCAGCATATTTCAAACGCTAAACGATGGCTCAACTAATTCACTAGACAGCGATACAGTAGGTAACGATGTTGATTTTGATTTCAGGGATTTGTATGCAGGTCTTAGATATAAGTTTATTACTGGAAAATTCACTTTTACACCAGGTCTTATTGCGCATAGCTTTCAGACAAAGGACTTTCAGAACAGTTCAGAGAATAAAATCAATACAGAGCGCGTCTTACCAGAGCTAAATATCAGATACGACCTACGTAGCTCGCAGTCTCTAACCTTAGATTATAATCAAACTGTTCAATTTAATGATGCAGATTCCTACGCTGAAGGTTTAATACTTTCAGGGTTCAACGGTTTGAGAGTTGGAAATAATCAACTAGAGGGCGTCATAAATGACCGTATTAGATTGCGTTACAACGACTTCAACATGTTCAACTACCAGTTTGTAAATGCTAACGTTACTTACACTAAAACTAGAGATGCTATTCAAAGCAATACGATTCTGAGAGGCATTAATACTGTGAGTCAAAGTATCAATTCTGTATTTGCAAATGAATCACTTTCTGGTGGTGGTACTTACAGCAGAGAGATCAAAAAAATTCAAACTGGCTTGTCTGCAAATGCTTCTTATAACATCTTTAATAACGTTATCAACGGTGACAATCAAGAATCTGTGAATTTTAATCATAGCTATTCCATATTCGGTAGATCTAACTTTCAAAAAGGAGTGAACTTTAATGTGCGATATACACTGGGATTTGCTGATAACGACAACGGTCAGTTTACCAATGAATCCACTACTAATACAATCAACTTAGATGCAGACTGGCAGATAGGTAAAAGATGGTTCCTTCAGGCAGATTATGATTATAACATTTTCAGAGCGACAGGAGATGTTGAAAACACATTTGATTTCTTGAACGCCACATTAAGATATCAGAAGCCTGAGTCAAAATGGGAATACTCTTTGATTGCAAGAAATATACTGGATCGTGATGCTCGAGTAAACAACTCGTTTGGTCAGATTGTTTCCAGTACTTCCAGCACATTTGTGCTACCACGATACGTGTACTTTCAAGTACGTTTTGATTTATAG
- the hemW gene encoding radical SAM family heme chaperone HemW, whose translation MSGIYIHIPFCKQACHYCDFHFSTSDKYKSRMVDALVKELKLRKDEQPGTVETIYFGGGTPSVLTVEQVERIIAAVYDNYQVVLNPEITLEANPDDLTPEKIENLSRSSINRLSIGVQSFYERDLKLMNRAHDQNEARECIELAKKSFENISIDLIYGIPGLSDEEWRENIQTAIELGVPHISSYALTVEDHTPLKSFIEKGIIPQVKDETAQRHFDILLEVMADKGFTNYEFSNFGKPGYFSKNNTAYWTGKSYLGIGPSAHSFDGKRRGWNINNNVKYMKAIEADTLPIEIEELSTVDRYNEYIMTGLRTIYGVSLDRIEQDFGLEFKEYLLSQAQNYLKDHYLFLDGDVLQVTRKGKFLSDGIASELFMLNLS comes from the coding sequence TTGAGCGGAATTTACATCCACATACCTTTTTGCAAACAAGCTTGCCATTATTGCGATTTTCATTTCAGCACGAGTGATAAGTACAAATCACGTATGGTAGATGCCCTAGTTAAGGAACTGAAATTGCGCAAAGATGAGCAGCCAGGAACTGTTGAGACCATATATTTTGGTGGGGGAACACCCAGTGTGCTTACCGTGGAACAGGTCGAGAGAATCATCGCCGCGGTTTACGATAATTATCAAGTGGTCTTAAATCCTGAAATTACTCTAGAAGCAAATCCAGATGATTTGACACCTGAAAAAATTGAAAACCTCTCAAGATCCTCCATAAACCGATTGTCCATAGGCGTCCAGAGCTTTTATGAACGGGATCTCAAGCTCATGAACAGGGCGCATGACCAAAATGAGGCTAGAGAATGCATTGAACTCGCCAAAAAGTCTTTTGAAAATATTTCAATCGACCTCATTTATGGAATACCTGGTTTGAGCGATGAGGAGTGGCGAGAAAATATCCAAACAGCAATTGAATTAGGAGTTCCTCACATTTCCAGCTATGCATTAACGGTAGAGGATCATACTCCGTTAAAATCTTTTATCGAAAAAGGAATTATTCCTCAAGTTAAGGATGAGACAGCACAGCGTCATTTTGATATTTTGCTGGAAGTGATGGCTGATAAAGGCTTTACAAATTATGAATTTTCAAATTTTGGGAAGCCAGGATATTTTTCAAAAAACAACACTGCGTACTGGACCGGTAAAAGTTATTTGGGAATTGGTCCCAGCGCGCACAGTTTTGATGGAAAAAGAAGAGGCTGGAACATCAACAATAATGTCAAATACATGAAGGCCATTGAGGCTGATACTTTACCTATTGAGATAGAAGAACTTTCTACCGTAGATCGTTACAATGAATATATCATGACAGGCCTGCGTACGATTTATGGTGTTTCCCTAGATAGAATCGAGCAGGATTTTGGTTTAGAATTCAAGGAATATCTTTTGTCCCAAGCACAAAACTATTTGAAAGATCACTATCTATTTTTGGATGGCGATGTTTTACAAGTCACCCGCAAAGGGAAGTTTTTAAGTGACGGTATCGCAAGTGAGCTGTTTATGTTGAATTTGAGTTAG
- a CDS encoding serine hydrolase, translating to MPLKSAFAKANLKTTPLNLETSNDDGGEELAAEVVTYQNPALQLALQDQIMANPRWSALIKQKRMSISLVDLNDMSDIHYAAINGDHMMYAASMPKIAVLYAAFDAIEEGDLPFTKEIQKDMWLMISKSNNAASTRMIDRVGFQRIEDLMCNPENPFYDKDGVGGLWVGKRYAAQGKRNPEPLKGLSHAATTSSVAKLYYQLATGQLINEKRSEQMLKYLKDPSLHHKFVNTLDRIAPEATLFRKSGSWRNWHCDSVMVYDEARSKHYILVAMVEHPNGEKIIRNLVRPAELALDQSAILAPTPDSNETVITAGT from the coding sequence ATGCCTTTGAAATCCGCTTTCGCGAAAGCGAACTTAAAAACTACCCCCCTCAACCTTGAGACGAGCAATGATGATGGCGGTGAAGAACTTGCAGCAGAAGTAGTTACTTATCAAAATCCCGCCCTTCAGCTCGCCTTACAAGATCAGATCATGGCAAATCCTAGATGGAGCGCTCTTATCAAACAGAAAAGAATGTCTATAAGTCTTGTGGACCTCAACGACATGAGCGACATACATTATGCAGCCATAAATGGCGATCATATGATGTATGCGGCCAGCATGCCCAAGATTGCGGTACTCTATGCCGCTTTTGATGCTATTGAGGAAGGCGATCTACCGTTTACCAAAGAAATTCAGAAAGACATGTGGCTCATGATCTCAAAATCAAACAATGCTGCGTCTACTAGAATGATCGACCGAGTTGGTTTTCAACGCATTGAAGATTTAATGTGCAATCCTGAAAATCCATTTTATGATAAAGATGGCGTGGGTGGTTTATGGGTAGGTAAGCGCTATGCCGCTCAGGGTAAGCGTAATCCTGAACCCCTTAAAGGTTTAAGCCATGCTGCCACCACAAGTTCTGTCGCAAAATTATACTATCAACTAGCTACTGGCCAGCTGATTAACGAGAAGCGTAGTGAGCAGATGCTTAAATATCTTAAAGATCCTAGCTTACATCACAAGTTTGTAAATACGCTGGACCGTATCGCCCCAGAGGCGACGCTTTTTAGAAAAAGTGGCTCTTGGAGAAACTGGCACTGTGACTCGGTTATGGTTTATGATGAAGCTCGTAGCAAACACTATATTCTTGTAGCGATGGTAGAACACCCTAATGGCGAAAAGATTATAAGAAATTTAGTACGCCCTGCCGAACTTGCTCTGGATCAAAGTGCTATTTTGGCACCGACCCCAGACTCAAATGAAACAGTTATCACAGCAGGTACATAA
- a CDS encoding Npt1/Npt2 family nucleotide transporter — MKQLSQQVHKFFDVREGELSISLWMFFYIFLVICALLIVKPTVNALFLSELGADALAEAFIITAVVAVILSYIYNKSLERYALRHVIRTTLYTFSGIFVIMGGLVALGLVSGLVAYLFYIFVGMFALLATSQFWVLANVVFNVREAKRLFGLIGSGGILGGIVGGYLTSLLAQSLGNSVLIVMAGIMIASCVFIFKKIWKDRVQNLSKYKRKERATVSTESSINLIFKSRHLSFLAATIGLGVLVAKLIDYQFSNIASTQIPDAKDLAAFFGFWFSTFNIVSLGIQLFVTRHILERTDIGISLVVLPLGVIACCLLLLVFPELWIVIILKGLDGSLKQSLHKSSVELLALPIPSDVKNKTKTFIDVVVDSLATGLAGLFLIFIIRGLQLPSETITALIIFLVVAWVYIVYRVRDTYLGTFRESIMSREALDKRKRSTAQIRKNMRLIFETGSDQDILNMLERVPEVAHSSLVDPVRALLMHDNLKIKAKAVEHIEFLTNRPIPEIQDLLKYRDNDLIIAVMDYLISQDRIAYHFYENYLNDEDDFTATAALLALARNAKDNPKLAEKYNLELRVNIYIDELESSDSDLRIPEIIRLIETLGFVKDSRYHGIIERYLNHQNPLLKTAAINAAGTLALDRFLPILFRELDDFSFRESVTTAIAKYGNHIIPRLERKYLDQNESIQVKLLIPEIVASIKTERSFRTLVRMCLNGNFKARTRSSQLLYEWRESGCPYKIRSRILRTAVNKEVNLHKLLLNNYFSLKIIERSALNPNKVISLPEKTARTHLINQIKAAMDEGLKRIFHLLSLFYEPEDVFIAYRGLVSNRRESKLNALEYLDGLLGRNLKGLLFPIIESGIINADLDSDAYHSKVDLMNEETCFKTLADIGDQSINLKLLDLIEFVEKDYSITVLRAFRSSGNEAIAVRAMELLDERRPDSKTA, encoded by the coding sequence ATGAAACAGTTATCACAGCAGGTACATAAGTTTTTTGATGTAAGAGAGGGAGAGCTTTCCATAAGTCTATGGATGTTCTTTTACATCTTTCTGGTCATTTGCGCATTACTGATAGTTAAACCTACAGTCAATGCGCTTTTTTTATCTGAACTGGGCGCTGACGCTCTCGCTGAAGCTTTCATAATTACTGCGGTTGTTGCGGTCATTTTAAGTTATATCTATAACAAGTCACTTGAACGTTATGCCCTGCGACATGTCATAAGGACTACATTATATACCTTCTCAGGAATATTTGTAATAATGGGTGGCCTGGTGGCTCTAGGTCTAGTAAGTGGACTAGTCGCTTACCTATTCTACATATTTGTAGGAATGTTTGCATTACTGGCTACGAGTCAGTTCTGGGTGCTGGCAAACGTTGTTTTTAATGTACGTGAAGCCAAGAGGCTTTTTGGTCTTATAGGATCAGGCGGAATTCTAGGCGGTATTGTGGGAGGCTACCTCACTTCATTGCTTGCGCAGAGTTTAGGGAACAGCGTTCTGATTGTTATGGCTGGTATCATGATCGCTTCTTGCGTTTTTATATTTAAAAAAATCTGGAAGGATCGGGTACAAAATCTGAGCAAGTACAAACGTAAAGAGCGCGCTACCGTTTCTACAGAGTCCAGTATCAATCTCATTTTCAAATCGCGGCACCTCTCCTTTCTCGCAGCAACCATAGGGCTAGGTGTGCTGGTAGCAAAATTGATCGATTATCAATTTAGTAATATCGCCTCCACACAAATACCTGATGCTAAGGATCTGGCGGCATTTTTTGGGTTTTGGTTTTCTACATTTAACATCGTTTCTCTGGGTATACAGCTATTTGTTACTCGGCATATTTTGGAACGTACAGACATAGGAATCAGTCTTGTGGTTTTGCCACTAGGGGTCATTGCTTGTTGCCTACTTTTATTGGTCTTCCCTGAATTATGGATTGTTATAATATTGAAAGGTCTGGATGGAAGCCTGAAACAATCGTTGCACAAAAGCTCCGTAGAACTTCTAGCCCTTCCCATTCCCAGCGATGTTAAAAACAAGACTAAAACCTTTATTGATGTGGTTGTGGACAGTCTTGCAACAGGTCTGGCGGGCTTGTTTCTCATTTTTATCATTAGAGGTTTACAACTACCCTCAGAGACCATTACCGCACTCATTATTTTCCTCGTGGTAGCTTGGGTATACATCGTCTATCGCGTGAGGGATACGTATCTAGGAACTTTCAGAGAAAGTATTATGAGTCGCGAGGCTTTGGATAAAAGAAAGCGATCCACTGCTCAGATCAGAAAAAACATGCGGTTAATATTTGAAACTGGTTCAGATCAGGATATTCTAAATATGCTAGAGCGTGTTCCAGAAGTTGCACATTCCAGCCTAGTTGATCCAGTCAGAGCTTTGCTGATGCATGACAATTTGAAAATCAAGGCAAAAGCCGTCGAACATATAGAATTCCTCACTAATAGACCTATTCCTGAAATTCAGGATTTGTTGAAATACCGTGATAATGATCTAATAATTGCGGTTATGGATTATCTCATCTCCCAAGATCGTATAGCCTATCACTTTTATGAGAACTATCTCAACGACGAGGATGATTTTACAGCCACGGCTGCTCTTCTCGCCCTCGCCAGAAACGCAAAAGACAATCCTAAACTTGCCGAAAAGTATAATCTTGAGCTAAGAGTCAATATTTATATCGATGAGCTGGAAAGCTCTGACAGCGACCTAAGAATTCCTGAGATCATACGATTGATTGAGACTTTGGGATTTGTAAAGGATTCTCGATATCACGGCATTATTGAGAGATATCTGAACCACCAGAATCCGCTGCTTAAAACTGCTGCGATTAATGCGGCTGGAACGCTAGCCCTAGATCGCTTCTTGCCTATTCTGTTCAGGGAGCTTGATGATTTCAGCTTTCGCGAAAGCGTAACAACAGCAATAGCTAAATATGGTAACCATATCATCCCGAGACTGGAAAGGAAATACTTGGATCAGAACGAATCGATTCAAGTCAAGCTTTTGATTCCTGAAATAGTTGCGTCCATTAAAACGGAAAGATCTTTTAGAACACTCGTTAGAATGTGTTTAAATGGTAATTTTAAAGCACGGACACGCTCTAGCCAATTGCTCTATGAATGGCGAGAGAGTGGTTGCCCTTATAAAATCCGGTCTAGAATATTACGTACGGCGGTGAATAAAGAGGTTAATCTTCACAAGCTGCTTTTGAACAATTATTTTTCTCTGAAAATTATAGAGCGTTCTGCCTTGAATCCAAATAAGGTTATCTCACTCCCAGAGAAAACGGCTCGTACTCATTTGATCAATCAAATCAAAGCAGCAATGGATGAAGGTTTGAAACGCATTTTTCACTTGCTGTCTCTTTTTTATGAACCAGAAGATGTATTTATCGCCTATCGTGGTCTTGTAAGCAATAGAAGGGAATCTAAATTAAATGCGCTGGAATACCTAGATGGACTGCTTGGACGTAATTTGAAAGGTTTGCTTTTCCCTATCATTGAAAGCGGTATCATCAATGCAGATCTGGATTCAGATGCCTACCACTCAAAGGTAGATCTGATGAACGAGGAAACATGTTTTAAGACTTTGGCAGATATAGGGGATCAATCTATCAACTTAAAATTGCTAGACCTTATTGAATTTGTGGAAAAGGATTACTCGATTACGGTACTCCGCGCTTTCAGATCTTCTGGCAATGAGGCTATAGCCGTAAGAGCCATGGAACTACTGGACGAGCGCAGACCCGATTCAAAAACTGCATAA